In a single window of the Sediminicoccus sp. KRV36 genome:
- a CDS encoding GntR family transcriptional regulator, producing MVDRAPLGMALAEDETLSLGEQAFRRLRAAIVQGALPAGRKISERGLAASFGISAQPVREALRRLEADGMVVTLPRSGTVVAEVGPGQLGELGRIRAALEGVAAALAAERLDAAGLARFGALLHRMADGTAARDSAALDAANEEFHALIHQAAGNAFLTRSLSSLRAYDHLGQHRAVGSTPRDLPKALAEHKGIVAALKRRDAALAEARMRAHVLRSLVTNGVLAAPTRKSR from the coding sequence ATGGTGGATCGCGCGCCCCTGGGCATGGCCCTGGCCGAGGATGAGACGCTCTCCCTGGGGGAGCAGGCGTTTCGCCGCCTGCGCGCCGCCATCGTGCAGGGCGCGCTGCCGGCCGGGCGCAAGATTTCCGAGCGTGGGCTGGCCGCGTCCTTCGGCATTTCGGCGCAGCCCGTGCGGGAGGCGCTGCGCCGGCTGGAAGCCGATGGCATGGTCGTCACCCTGCCCCGCAGCGGGACCGTGGTGGCCGAGGTGGGGCCCGGCCAGTTGGGCGAATTGGGCCGCATCCGCGCGGCCCTGGAAGGTGTCGCCGCCGCCCTGGCGGCCGAGCGGCTGGACGCCGCGGGCCTCGCGCGCTTCGGCGCGCTGCTGCATCGCATGGCCGATGGCACGGCCGCGCGGGACAGCGCCGCGCTGGATGCGGCGAATGAGGAATTTCACGCCCTGATCCATCAGGCGGCGGGCAATGCCTTCCTGACGCGCTCGCTTTCCTCGCTGCGGGCCTATGACCATCTGGGCCAGCACCGCGCGGTGGGCAGCACGCCGCGGGACCTGCCCAAGGCGCTGGCCGAGCACAAGGGCATCGTGGCCGCGCTGAAGCGGCGGGATGCGGCGCTGGCCGAGGCGCGGATGCGCGCGCATGTGCTGCGCTCGCTCGTCACCAATGGCGTCCTGGCGGCGCCCACTCGAAAGTCGCGTTGA
- a CDS encoding Maf family protein — MSLTGGALTRERPPLVLASASPRRIELLARIGVTPDRVAPADINETPKPAELPRNLAARLALAKAQAAADPAALVLAADTVVGVGRRILGKPDSPAEARRFLELLSGRRHQVHTGVALRQPDGRIATRLVTTILAFQRLTDQQIAAYVEAGEWQGKAGGYAIQGAAEMFVRFLSGSHSNVVGLPLFETAQLLRGCGWLRP, encoded by the coding sequence ATGAGTTTGACGGGTGGGGCTTTGACGCGCGAGCGGCCGCCCCTGGTCCTCGCCTCGGCCAGCCCGCGCCGGATCGAGCTGCTGGCCCGCATCGGCGTGACGCCGGATCGCGTGGCGCCGGCCGATATCAACGAAACCCCGAAGCCCGCCGAATTGCCGCGCAACCTGGCCGCCCGCCTGGCCCTGGCCAAGGCGCAGGCCGCGGCCGACCCGGCCGCGCTGGTCCTGGCCGCCGATACGGTGGTGGGCGTCGGCCGCCGCATCCTCGGCAAGCCGGACAGCCCGGCGGAGGCGCGCCGCTTTCTGGAACTCCTCTCCGGCCGCCGCCACCAGGTGCATACGGGTGTCGCGCTGCGCCAGCCCGATGGGCGGATCGCCACCCGCCTGGTCACCACCATCCTCGCCTTCCAGCGCCTGACGGACCAGCAGATCGCGGCCTATGTCGAGGCGGGCGAATGGCAGGGCAAGGCGGGCGGCTACGCCATCCAGGGTGCCGCCGAGATGTTCGTGCGCTTCCTGTCGGGCAGCCACTCCAACGTCGTCGGCCTGCCGCTGTTCGAGACCGCGCAATTGCTGCGCGGCTGCGGCTGGCTGCGTCCCTGA
- the infA gene encoding translation initiation factor IF-1, with protein sequence MSKEDMIEFSGQVVELLPNAMFRVKLDNEHMVLAHTSGKMRKNRIRVLAGDRVNVEMTPYDLTKGRITFRFK encoded by the coding sequence ATGTCTAAAGAGGATATGATCGAGTTCAGCGGCCAGGTCGTTGAACTTCTCCCCAACGCCATGTTCCGCGTGAAGCTGGACAATGAGCACATGGTGCTCGCCCATACCTCGGGAAAGATGCGCAAGAACCGCATCCGCGTCCTCGCCGGGGACCGCGTGAATGTCGAGATGACGCCGTATGACCTGACAAAGGGCCGCATCACCTTTCGCTTCAAGTGA
- a CDS encoding ETC complex I subunit: MSLVVTKARIFQPPRSAMQSGRANTQEWALEFTPPGRSRLDPLTGWIGSAETTRQVRLHFPTREAAIAYAEAQGIAHEVEEPTRTRPIKPKVYADNFRTNRPDNWTH, translated from the coding sequence ATGTCGCTTGTTGTCACCAAGGCCCGCATCTTCCAGCCGCCGCGCTCGGCCATGCAGTCGGGCCGCGCCAATACGCAGGAATGGGCGCTGGAATTCACGCCGCCCGGCCGCTCGCGCCTGGACCCGCTGACCGGCTGGATCGGCTCGGCCGAGACGACGCGTCAAGTGCGGCTGCATTTCCCGACGCGCGAGGCCGCCATCGCCTATGCCGAAGCGCAAGGCATCGCCCATGAGGTGGAAGAGCCGACGCGCACCCGCCCGATCAAGCCCAAGGTCTATGCCGACAACTTCCGGACCAACCGCCCGGACAACTGGACGCATTGA
- a CDS encoding TRAP transporter small permease, with amino-acid sequence MSEKLPAALAAFSRALGALSALTIAVAGVALVVLVGMMGWLVFARYVLNDTPTWIERVATLAILSIAMPVAAVGVRERFHLSVLGLREALPERGQRWVALACDTLMGLFGAGMAWWSWELVEMVGPFKIPLLGISQGWTYAPMVVGGLLMVLFAIEQVLLDIFSEGAPEKRGIAAAFLE; translated from the coding sequence GTGAGCGAAAAGCTGCCGGCGGCACTCGCGGCGTTTTCGCGGGCGCTGGGCGCGCTCTCGGCGCTGACCATCGCGGTGGCCGGTGTCGCGCTGGTGGTGCTGGTGGGGATGATGGGCTGGCTCGTCTTCGCCCGCTATGTGCTGAACGACACGCCCACCTGGATCGAGCGGGTGGCCACCTTGGCCATCCTCTCCATCGCCATGCCCGTGGCCGCGGTGGGCGTACGCGAGCGCTTCCACCTTTCGGTGCTGGGCCTGCGCGAGGCGCTGCCCGAGCGTGGGCAGCGCTGGGTGGCGCTGGCCTGCGACACGCTGATGGGGCTCTTCGGCGCCGGCATGGCCTGGTGGTCCTGGGAACTGGTCGAGATGGTGGGGCCGTTCAAGATCCCGCTGCTCGGCATCAGCCAGGGCTGGACCTATGCGCCGATGGTGGTGGGCGGCCTGCTGATGGTGCTGTTCGCCATCGAGCAGGTGCTGCTCGACATCTTCTCGGAGGGCGCGCCCGAGAAACGCGGCATCGCCGCCGCCTTCCTGGAGTAG
- a CDS encoding histidine phosphatase family protein, which yields MRRRVLLGGVFAVPAMAQGHAFLADDALLPLLRAGGLNLYFRHAITDRSQVDTGLRGDRAGQRNLSEAGRQQATRLGQAIRALNIPVAEVLTSEVFRAQDTAELAFGRAQTRVERDLIADDYTPGSPSDDARAVSRRLAQPVVGGNRVMIGHIVPLGMILGRGLAQQEFPEGAAGVFRPGGADWAFLGFFRAEQLIALAGSAR from the coding sequence ATGCGCCGCCGTGTCCTTTTGGGGGGGGTCTTCGCCGTGCCGGCCATGGCCCAAGGCCATGCCTTCCTGGCCGATGACGCGCTGCTGCCGCTGCTGCGGGCGGGGGGGCTGAACCTCTATTTCCGCCACGCCATCACGGACCGCTCCCAGGTGGATACCGGGCTGCGGGGCGATCGCGCCGGGCAGCGCAACCTGAGCGAGGCCGGGCGGCAGCAGGCCACGCGGCTGGGCCAGGCGATCCGCGCGCTGAACATCCCCGTGGCCGAGGTGCTGACCAGCGAGGTGTTCCGCGCGCAGGACACGGCCGAACTGGCCTTTGGCCGCGCGCAAACCCGCGTCGAGCGGGATCTGATCGCCGATGACTACACGCCCGGCAGCCCCAGCGATGATGCGCGCGCCGTCTCCCGTCGCCTCGCCCAGCCGGTGGTTGGCGGGAACCGCGTGATGATCGGCCATATCGTGCCGCTGGGGATGATCCTCGGCCGCGGCCTGGCGCAGCAGGAATTCCCGGAGGGCGCGGCCGGCGTGTTCCGGCCGGGTGGTGCCGACTGGGCCTTCCTGGGCTTCTTCCGGGCCGAGCAGCTCATCGCCCTGGCCGGGAGCGCGCGTTAG
- a CDS encoding tripartite tricarboxylate transporter substrate-binding protein: MNRRAALALLATPTLAQAQPAWPQRPVRIVVPFPPGGSNDVIARPLAEKLQQRLGQPVVIENRPGAGGAIGAAQVAQAAADGHTLMVTSSSFAASAVVQRTPYDAAESFEPVARLAVAPFLVLTNLNFPPRDVAGLIAHAKAHPGQVDFGSSGPGGINHFVTEYFALRAGLRLNHVPYRGMPPAVTDLVAGHIQLLITTMASASGPIRDQRVRLLAYAAPGAPAGSPAAPTVREATGLDYEASIWWGLFGPRGLPAEVLRILNTAVRASLAEPDVARIYEAEGATPAPSSPAEFGAILRGDIARFREVAQAANIRAE, from the coding sequence ATGAATCGCCGCGCCGCGCTTGCCCTGCTTGCCACACCCACGCTCGCCCAGGCCCAGCCGGCCTGGCCGCAGCGCCCGGTGCGCATCGTCGTCCCCTTTCCGCCCGGCGGGTCGAATGATGTGATCGCCCGGCCCCTGGCGGAGAAGCTGCAACAGCGCCTGGGCCAGCCCGTGGTGATCGAGAACCGGCCCGGCGCCGGCGGCGCCATTGGCGCGGCCCAGGTGGCGCAGGCGGCGGCCGATGGGCATACGCTGATGGTGACCAGCAGCAGCTTCGCGGCCTCGGCCGTGGTGCAGCGCACGCCCTATGACGCGGCGGAAAGCTTTGAACCCGTGGCGCGCCTCGCCGTCGCCCCCTTCCTGGTGCTGACCAACCTCAATTTTCCGCCGCGCGACGTGGCCGGGCTGATCGCGCATGCGAAGGCGCATCCGGGGCAGGTGGATTTCGGCAGCTCCGGCCCGGGCGGCATCAATCACTTCGTCACCGAGTATTTCGCGCTGCGGGCCGGGCTGCGGCTCAACCATGTGCCCTATCGGGGCATGCCGCCCGCGGTGACGGATCTCGTCGCCGGCCATATCCAGCTGCTGATCACCACCATGGCCAGCGCATCCGGCCCGATCCGCGACCAGCGCGTGCGGCTGCTGGCCTATGCCGCCCCCGGCGCGCCCGCCGGCAGCCCGGCGGCCCCCACCGTGCGCGAGGCGACGGGCCTTGATTACGAAGCGAGCATCTGGTGGGGCCTGTTCGGCCCGCGCGGCCTGCCAGCCGAGGTGCTGCGCATCCTCAACACCGCGGTGCGCGCCAGCCTGGCCGAGCCCGATGTGGCGCGCATCTACGAGGCCGAGGGCGCCACCCCCGCCCCCTCCAGCCCGGCAGAATTCGGCGCGATTCTGCGCGGCGACATCGCCCGCTTCCGCGAGGTGGCGCAGGCCGCGAATATCCGCGCCGAATAG
- a CDS encoding TRAP transporter large permease yields the protein MLLIFAVFAVGIMAGVPVAFTLGIAAVAGFLWEGLNPAVAFQQMASGMSIFSLLAIPFFIFAGEIMLHGGIARRLIALASACVGWMRGGLGMVDVSTSMLFGGISGSAVADTSATGTILIPAMKAKGYGVDYAVSLTVTSSIAGILIPPSHNMILYSLAAGGGISVSALFIAGIVPGIMMCLLLAVAAYVMAVRRGYPADGWKGFRHLLWTFVDALPGLLTAVIILGGVLSGVFTVTESAAFGTIWALLVTLLIYRALPWADFVLAVRTSVRTTAVVFLLVGTATAFAWLLAMYRLPELLTDGMLAISSNPIVILLMINLCLLALGCVMDMAALILITTPIFLPVVLAIGMDPVQFGMVMMMNLGLGLTTPPVGAVLFVGCAIGQIRIEEVMRTIWPFWGAILVALAFTTYWPAVSLTLPRLLLGYVG from the coding sequence TTGCTTTTGATCTTCGCCGTCTTTGCCGTGGGCATCATGGCCGGCGTGCCGGTCGCCTTCACGCTGGGCATCGCCGCCGTCGCCGGCTTTCTCTGGGAGGGGCTGAACCCCGCCGTCGCCTTCCAGCAGATGGCGAGCGGCATGAGCATCTTCTCCCTGCTCGCCATTCCATTCTTCATCTTCGCGGGCGAGATCATGCTGCATGGCGGCATCGCGCGCCGCCTGATCGCGCTCGCCTCGGCCTGTGTGGGCTGGATGCGCGGCGGCCTGGGGATGGTGGATGTCTCCACCTCGATGCTGTTCGGCGGCATTTCAGGCTCGGCCGTGGCGGATACCTCGGCCACGGGCACCATCCTGATCCCGGCCATGAAGGCCAAGGGCTATGGCGTGGATTACGCCGTATCCCTCACGGTGACGAGTTCCATCGCCGGCATCCTGATCCCGCCGAGCCACAACATGATCCTGTATTCGCTGGCGGCGGGCGGCGGGATTTCCGTCTCGGCGCTGTTCATCGCGGGCATCGTGCCTGGCATCATGATGTGCCTGCTGCTGGCCGTGGCGGCTTATGTGATGGCGGTGCGGCGCGGCTATCCGGCCGATGGCTGGAAGGGCTTCCGCCACCTGCTCTGGACGTTCGTGGACGCGCTGCCGGGCCTGCTGACGGCGGTGATCATCCTGGGCGGCGTGCTTTCGGGCGTCTTCACCGTCACGGAATCGGCGGCCTTCGGCACCATCTGGGCCTTGCTGGTGACGCTGCTGATCTATCGCGCGCTGCCCTGGGCGGATTTCGTGCTGGCCGTGCGGACCAGCGTGCGCACCACGGCGGTCGTCTTCCTGCTGGTCGGCACCGCCACCGCCTTCGCCTGGCTGCTGGCGATGTATCGGCTGCCGGAATTGCTGACCGACGGCATGCTGGCCATCAGCAGCAACCCCATCGTCATCCTGCTGATGATCAATCTCTGCCTGCTGGCGCTGGGCTGCGTGATGGACATGGCGGCGCTGATCCTCATCACCACGCCCATCTTCCTGCCGGTGGTGCTCGCCATCGGCATGGACCCGGTGCAGTTCGGCATGGTGATGATGATGAATCTGGGCCTGGGCCTCACCACGCCGCCCGTGGGGGCGGTGCTGTTCGTGGGCTGCGCCATCGGCCAGATCCGCATCGAGGAGGTGATGCGCACCATCTGGCCCTTCTGGGGCGCCATCCTGGTGGCGCTGGCCTTCACCACCTATTGGCCGGCGGTTTCCCTCACCCTGCCGCGGCTGCTGCTGGGCTATGTGGGCTGA
- a CDS encoding ribonuclease E/G, which translates to MMQIHLSRSPGERRVALLRDGALHAYRLERPARPDGVGDILRGRVSAVMPTLAGAFVALPDGESGFLPESDCEGRKLPSEGTILTLRVTRAGQGGKGKRLSAKTPQIEGEALIARGPDAALRWAAAYPEARIIADDAAEVARLRGVLGAGRVLLQGNAFDDALEDEVARLASPEWDLPGGGRLIFSPLPALTAVDVDSGGADPREVNRLAIPEFARQLRLRDLAGPILLDLAGLSVKQRAALEPDLRAACGHDGLTQLLGLGPLGLFELRRARIHPPLHETLSERALATGLALLRQAARESAAAPGRRLALHATGPVLAALDAMPEALEEFTALAGHPILLRAGPTPEITDA; encoded by the coding sequence ATGATGCAGATCCACCTCTCCCGCTCACCCGGAGAGCGCCGCGTGGCGCTGCTGCGCGATGGCGCGCTGCACGCCTACCGGCTGGAGCGCCCGGCGCGGCCCGACGGCGTGGGCGATATCCTGCGCGGCCGCGTCAGCGCCGTGATGCCGACCCTCGCCGGCGCTTTCGTGGCCTTGCCGGATGGCGAGTCGGGCTTCCTGCCCGAGAGCGATTGCGAAGGCCGCAAACTACCGTCCGAAGGCACCATCCTGACGCTGCGCGTGACCCGCGCCGGCCAGGGCGGCAAGGGCAAGCGCCTCTCCGCGAAAACGCCGCAGATCGAGGGGGAAGCCCTGATCGCCCGGGGCCCCGACGCCGCCCTGCGCTGGGCCGCCGCCTACCCCGAGGCGCGCATCATCGCCGATGACGCGGCCGAGGTTGCGCGGCTGCGCGGGGTGCTCGGTGCGGGGCGCGTGCTGCTCCAGGGCAATGCCTTCGATGACGCGCTGGAGGATGAGGTGGCGCGCCTCGCATCCCCCGAATGGGATTTGCCGGGCGGCGGGCGGCTGATCTTTTCCCCCCTGCCCGCCCTGACCGCGGTGGATGTGGATTCCGGCGGCGCCGACCCGCGCGAGGTGAATCGCCTGGCCATCCCCGAATTCGCCCGGCAACTGCGCCTGCGGGACCTGGCCGGCCCCATCCTGCTCGACCTCGCGGGGCTTTCGGTGAAGCAGCGCGCGGCGCTGGAGCCCGATCTGCGCGCCGCCTGCGGGCATGATGGGCTGACGCAGCTGCTGGGCCTCGGCCCGCTCGGCCTGTTCGAGCTGCGCCGCGCCCGCATCCACCCGCCCCTGCATGAAACGCTGTCCGAGCGCGCCCTGGCCACCGGCCTCGCGCTGCTGCGCCAGGCCGCGCGCGAATCGGCGGCAGCGCCCGGCCGCCGCCTGGCCCTGCATGCCACTGGCCCCGTCCTCGCGGCGCTGGACGCCATGCCCGAGGCGCTGGAGGAATTCACCGCCCTGGCCGGCCACCCCATCCTGCTCCGCGCCGGGCCGACGCCGGAGATCACCGATGCCTGA
- a CDS encoding tripartite tricarboxylate transporter substrate binding protein, with product MITRRAAFALPLATAGLATPALAQAGFPNRPVRLVVPWLPGGSADTHLRVLAELAGRNLGQSVIVENRPGASGTLGPAMIAQEPRGDGHLIGQMPVTIFRIPAMSRRPTFDPMADFSWVIHLTGYVFGVVVRSDSRYATWEQFLDYAKANPGRVSYGTPGVGSSLHITMERIAAERGIEFLHVPFRGGADTTQALLTGSVECVADSTGWAPLVQEGRFRLLIVWSAERAKRFPDVRTLREVGIDIVSDSPFGLAGPKNMDPGVVRALHDAIKPALFDPQHVATLERFDMPVRYMDSEAYADFARRLNAEESAAVRRLGLRMD from the coding sequence ATGATCACCCGCCGCGCCGCATTCGCCCTGCCCCTCGCCACCGCTGGCCTCGCCACCCCTGCGCTGGCGCAGGCTGGCTTTCCGAACCGGCCGGTGCGCCTCGTCGTGCCCTGGCTGCCGGGGGGCTCGGCCGATACGCATCTGCGCGTGCTGGCGGAGCTGGCGGGGCGCAATCTCGGCCAGTCGGTGATCGTGGAGAATCGCCCCGGCGCCTCGGGCACGCTGGGCCCGGCCATGATCGCGCAGGAGCCGCGCGGCGATGGCCATCTGATCGGCCAGATGCCCGTCACCATCTTCCGCATCCCGGCGATGAGCCGCCGCCCCACCTTCGACCCCATGGCCGATTTCTCCTGGGTGATCCACCTGACCGGCTATGTCTTCGGCGTGGTGGTGCGCAGTGACAGCCGCTACGCCACCTGGGAGCAGTTCCTGGACTACGCCAAGGCCAATCCGGGGCGCGTCAGCTACGGCACGCCGGGCGTCGGCTCCTCCCTGCACATCACCATGGAGCGCATCGCGGCCGAGCGCGGCATCGAGTTCCTGCATGTGCCCTTCCGCGGCGGCGCCGATACGACGCAGGCGCTGCTGACGGGCTCCGTCGAATGCGTGGCGGACAGCACGGGCTGGGCGCCGCTGGTGCAGGAGGGGCGCTTCCGCCTGCTCATCGTCTGGAGTGCCGAGCGCGCCAAGCGCTTCCCCGATGTGCGGACGCTGCGCGAAGTGGGCATTGATATCGTCTCCGACAGCCCCTTCGGCCTGGCCGGGCCGAAGAACATGGACCCCGGCGTGGTCCGCGCGCTGCATGACGCGATCAAGCCCGCCCTCTTCGACCCGCAGCATGTGGCCACGCTGGAGCGCTTCGACATGCCGGTGCGCTACATGGACAGCGAAGCCTATGCCGATTTCGCCCGCCGCCTGAACGCCGAGGAGAGTGCGGCGGTGCGCCGGCTCGGCCTGCGGATGGATTGA
- a CDS encoding transporter substrate-binding domain-containing protein: MFSRRQGFIALPAFAIGTARAQDTVALSRFLAPTGPLRAVINVGNPILANRRPGDPVPFGVSVDLARELARRLALDVELIAVPSAGRAVATMRADDGDIGFFALDPTRGQGIDFTAPFIEIEGTFLVHEYSPITAIEQVDSRGVRIAVGLNSAYDLFLRREIRNATLVRIATSPRVVEEFVRQSIDVAAGVRQQLEADAARIGGLRMLPGRFMVIEQALGLAGGRDPSALAYLRDFIEEMKASGFIAASLARHNIQSASVAGPG; encoded by the coding sequence ATGTTCTCCAGACGACAGGGTTTCATCGCCCTCCCCGCCTTCGCCATCGGCACGGCCCGCGCGCAGGATACCGTGGCGCTGAGCCGCTTCCTCGCCCCCACGGGGCCCTTGCGCGCGGTCATCAACGTCGGCAACCCGATCCTGGCCAATCGCCGGCCGGGGGACCCCGTGCCCTTCGGGGTCTCGGTGGACCTGGCCCGCGAACTGGCCCGCCGGCTGGCGCTGGATGTCGAGTTGATCGCCGTCCCCTCGGCCGGGCGCGCGGTGGCGACGATGCGCGCCGATGACGGGGATATCGGCTTCTTCGCGCTGGACCCGACACGCGGTCAGGGCATTGATTTCACGGCCCCCTTCATCGAGATCGAGGGCACTTTCCTCGTGCATGAATACTCGCCCATCACCGCGATCGAGCAGGTGGATAGCCGCGGCGTCCGCATCGCCGTCGGCCTGAACAGCGCCTATGACCTGTTCCTCCGCCGCGAAATCCGCAACGCCACCCTGGTGCGCATCGCCACCTCACCGCGCGTCGTGGAGGAGTTCGTCCGGCAGAGCATTGATGTCGCGGCTGGCGTCCGGCAGCAGCTGGAGGCGGATGCCGCGCGAATCGGCGGGCTGCGCATGCTGCCCGGCCGCTTCATGGTGATCGAGCAGGCATTGGGGCTGGCGGGCGGGCGGGACCCTTCGGCGCTGGCCTATCTGCGCGATTTCATCGAGGAGATGAAGGCGAGCGGCTTCATCGCGGCCTCCCTCGCCCGCCACAATATCCAGAGCGCCTCCGTCGCGGGCCCTGGCTGA
- the yacG gene encoding DNA gyrase inhibitor YacG yields MPELRCPICRKPSAKREPGQRSAYPFCSERCRQVDLGRWFTESYAVPVVEPEEQDEER; encoded by the coding sequence ATGCCTGAGCTGCGCTGCCCGATCTGCCGCAAGCCCTCGGCGAAGCGCGAACCCGGCCAGCGCAGCGCCTATCCCTTCTGTTCCGAGCGTTGCCGGCAGGTGGATCTCGGCCGCTGGTTCACCGAAAGCTATGCCGTGCCGGTGGTGGAGCCGGAGGAGCAGGACGAAGAACGCTAG
- a CDS encoding TRAP transporter substrate-binding protein, with protein MFAKSGQRARILFTVPLLTAMLAFAALAGPAMAQEWRGWNIHAADYPNGQGMDAFTRMVGERSNNRIRMRTFHSAQLGQQDEAIQQMRLGAIDFGNFNLSPFNNLAASTNVVTLPFLFRDVAHMQRAIDGVAGEAITRELEAIGIIPLAWYDAGARSLYTTRPVRTPADLRGMKIRVQTSDLWIDLMRALGANPTPLPFGEVFTSLQSGVIDGAENNWPSYESTRHFEVARFYSTTEHSNVPEVLAVSRQRWQRMSEADRTMMRAAALESATLQRRLWAEREAVSRQRVTAAGVTVIEIADRSPWSALMEPVYAKYAATPALSALVRSIRELR; from the coding sequence ATGTTCGCCAAATCAGGGCAACGCGCCCGGATTCTGTTCACCGTGCCTCTGTTGACTGCCATGCTGGCCTTCGCCGCCCTAGCGGGGCCGGCCATGGCGCAGGAATGGCGCGGCTGGAACATCCACGCGGCCGATTACCCGAATGGCCAGGGCATGGATGCCTTCACCCGCATGGTGGGGGAGCGCAGCAACAACCGCATCCGCATGCGCACCTTCCATTCGGCGCAGCTGGGCCAGCAGGATGAGGCGATCCAGCAGATGCGCCTGGGCGCGATTGATTTCGGCAATTTCAACCTCTCGCCCTTCAACAACCTGGCGGCCTCCACCAATGTGGTGACACTGCCCTTCCTGTTCCGCGATGTGGCCCACATGCAGCGCGCCATTGACGGTGTGGCGGGTGAGGCGATCACGCGCGAGCTGGAAGCGATCGGCATCATCCCGCTCGCCTGGTATGATGCCGGCGCGCGCAGCCTCTACACCACGCGGCCGGTGCGCACGCCGGCTGATCTGCGCGGCATGAAGATCCGCGTGCAGACCTCCGATCTCTGGATTGACCTGATGCGGGCCCTGGGAGCCAACCCGACGCCGCTGCCCTTCGGCGAAGTCTTCACCAGCCTGCAATCCGGCGTGATTGATGGCGCCGAGAACAACTGGCCCTCCTATGAAAGCACCCGCCACTTCGAGGTGGCGCGCTTCTACTCCACCACCGAGCATTCCAACGTGCCCGAGGTGCTCGCCGTCTCCCGCCAGCGCTGGCAGCGGATGAGCGAGGCGGACCGCACGATGATGCGCGCCGCCGCCCTGGAATCCGCCACGCTGCAACGCCGCCTCTGGGCCGAGCGTGAGGCCGTCAGCCGCCAGCGCGTGACGGCGGCGGGAGTCACCGTGATCGAGATCGCCGACCGTTCGCCCTGGTCGGCGCTGATGGAGCCGGTCTACGCCAAATACGCGGCGACGCCGGCGCTGAGCGCCCTGGTCCGCAGCATCCGCGAATTGCGGTGA